In one window of Ovis aries strain OAR_USU_Benz2616 breed Rambouillet chromosome 3, ARS-UI_Ramb_v3.0, whole genome shotgun sequence DNA:
- the CD8B gene encoding T-cell surface glycoprotein CD8 beta chain has protein sequence MQARLWLLLAAQLAALHGSLALVQTPASLMVQTNQTVMLSCKINTSPSNTRIYWLRLRQALSTSSHYEFLAYWESTKKTVHSKEVDKEKLTVLGNSPQNVLKLQSVKPADSGVYFCMIIGMPNLIFGTGTQLSVVDVLPTSPQPTQKTSPKKKVCRSPNPVTRKRLSCAPLITGLLVAGVLILLVSLGVAIHLRCLQMRARLRLLKQFYK, from the exons CTCTGCACGGCAGCTTGGCCCTCGTGCAGACCCCTGCATCGTTGATGGTTCAGACCAACCAGACGGTGATGCTGTCCTGTAAAATCAACACCTCACCTTCTAACACACGCATCTACTGGCTGCGGCTGCGCCAGGCCCTGAGCACTAGCAGTCACTATGAGTTCCTGGCCTACTGGGAGTCCACCAAAAAGACTGTGCATAGCAAGGAGGTGGACAAGGAGAAGCTCACTGTGCTTGGAAATTCTCCCCAGAACGTGCTCAAGCTCCAAAGTGTGAAGCCTGCCGACAGTGGTGTCTACTTCTGCATGATCATTGGGATGCCCAACCTGATCTTTGGGACGGGAACTCAGCTGAGTGTGG TTGATGTACTTCCTACCTCTCCCCAGCCAACTCAGAAGACCAGCCCTAAAAAGAAAGTGTGCCGATCCCCAAACCCGGTGACTCGGAAAC GTCTGTCCTGTGCCCCGCTCATCACCGGCCTCCTGGTGGCCGGTGTCCTGATTCTTCTGGTGTCCTTGGGTGTAGCCATCCACCTGCGCT GCCTGCAGATGAGAGCCCGGCTTCGTCTCTTAAAACA GTTTTACAAGTGA